The window TGTGCTGCTGCTAGTGACACATTCAGGCCCCTGGGATGGGCCGCACGCAATGTTTCTGGTTTTTAATCCAACTAGGAAGTTTTCATGGATGCTAACTGGTCCCACCCCACATTCTTTGGTTTTAGTAGAGCTGGATCTTTCAACCAATGACTCCACGTCTGTGGTGGTTCCAACAGCAACTGAGCGCATCTTTGCCGTTGAGTGAACATCTTTGATTAGTCCCTCCCCAGCAGCAACTGTCCTCGTCTCATACACAGTCGTGTTGGTGTATTTGTCACATGTGATCAACCCCATATCAGTGAAAGAGTCGGTCAGGACAGCTGTCTTTGTGTTGGTGGATTTGCTCACTACTTCCATCTCAGTATTGGTCTGCTGAGTTGCTGACTCAGGAGCAGCCATGACACCAGAGTCCACTTTGAGCAAGTAATCTGGGTCCGTTCCTTGCGACACCAACGCCTTGATGGGACTAATGATCACATCTACTGAACAATCCCCGCAGCCGATGGATCTCGACTCTTTGCTCAACTCCGTCATGGGTTTGCAGAGAGCCAGGCTGTGTACTGATTCCTCTGTGTTAACACCCACCTCGCAAACATTCATCTCCACGCCAACTTGCTGGTGGCAGGTCTCCACCCGTCTCCCTACACATTGGTCGTTTACCTCCACACGCTCATGCACCACCCACCGGTCCATGGGGATCTCTGGGCCTGTGGCAACACTCTGCACACTGAGTTGACAGGACACTCCTATAGTGTGGGTTTGTAGAGTCCTAGCTGTGTTTGCATTACTGAGCTCCAGATGGTCACCCACTCCCTGGCTGCGCATCTGGACTTTGGCCTCCACACAAGCGTTGTACATCTCTGGCCTGGCCATCGAACCTTTGTCTGCTTTCTTCTTGTTTGACCCACCGGCCGCTTGGAGCTCCAGCTTAAGCTTTCCCATTTCTATTTGGTGAGTAGTTTCTTTCAGCTGCACCTCCAGGCGGAAGATCTTCTCCTTCAGCGATTCGATAGTCTGCTGCTGGAGCTCGATCTCTCTTTCAGCTTCAGTGGTCATGCCCAGCATGGCCTCGGTCACGCCAACAGCAGCACTGTGCATTTCCTGCTGCTCTGTTGATACCCCTACATCCTGGAAAGAATTTGCCCTCCGAGTGACAGGAAGGTTGTTCATATTTTCATCAGTAACTATGCCAATGGACTTCTGCTTGGCCTGGCTTTGCTTGAGCTTATGAGGCTGAATTTCAGTTACAATATTGTCCAGGGTTGTCTTCTCCAGAGCTTGGACCTCAGAAGCCAGACGTCGGAACTCCTCCAGCCGCAGAGCACTTTGTTCCTGGGCTTCAGGCTCCATGATGTGCAACTCTGTTTCCTTTTGGATGGTTCCCGGGTTTTCCATTTGGTCAGCGCTGCCCACACTGAAGGAACGCTTGCGAAAGCCACCAGGACCTTGATTTTTGGACTGAGCAGCCAATTGTCTTTTCTCTTCCTGAAGAACAGCAATCTTAACCTGTAAGATAGGAATGGTTTTAACCTGCTCCTCTAGCTCCTTCAGCTTCTTTAAGGCCACAACCATCTGTTCCCGGATTTGTTGTAGGTGTAACGGGCTGACGTTTGTCACAGGCGTGGCCATGCCGGAGCTCATGGGGCTGTGGCGAATGGAGCTGCCCATGGATTGCGTGTAGTAGTTATTATAATCTCCATTGGGGAAGTGGCCGTTGATGGGGAGAGGATGATGGGTGCTGGGAGATATTTGGCTTGTGGCAATGGAGCCTGAGTAAGAGGAAAGCGAGCTGTTGGAACCCATGCCACCGAAGCTGGCGAGACGTCGGCGTGGCATCGGAGGATCGCTGTGTGGCTGCATGAGCAGACGCTCCTGCTCAAGGCGGAGTCGCGTCTCCATGAGGGTTTTTTCCACCTGGGGGTTGTGACGAGGGGCGAACCTTGGCGAAGGAGGTGGCAGCAACAGCTTCTGATCTGTGACTCCCAAATAAGATTGCTGCAGGGGGACTTCAAAAGTTGCTCTTGAGAAGGTTGGGGTGAGTGGCGCAGTGACCTGGGGCCTGGAGTTGAAGAAGACTGGGGACTGCTTGCCGTCGCTGTTGGACGAGGAAAGGGAGTCCGTAGAGGTCCATTCAGCCTGGGTGCTGCCCCCACCAGTGCTGCCCCGAGGCACTGCCAATGGTTTGGCCACTTTCGGTTTCCTCTGGATACTCAGCTTCTTAATGGTGTTGCCCCTCTCAATGTCATCGACATATTTTAGGAAGTCAAGGTCTAGCTGATAACCATAGGGAGTTTCAACATAGTAGGGGGCCACAGAGTCCTTCTCGCTCTCTGTGCTTGGGCATCTTTGTCCTCTTTCTGAAACAGAGaccaaaagacaaaaaaaatcagtAGATTGTTCAGATTTTTGTGTTTTCGGAAAACAAAACCATcactattaaaaataaataaatagcacaAGAATTTAAAAAGGATGTTTGCACTGAATCAACTTGAGTGTCAAGCAAAGCGTTTACTCGGCCACCTACAATTGCCATAATTTCACAGTGCAAGCACAAACACGTCTGCAGTTTTTCACATCCCTGCTTGAAAAGCGCGAGTGATAATCATTTTGGCAAGAAGGTGATTTAAGTCAGCCCAAAACTATGTGAGATGCAACTATGTGAAGCAAACAGCGTAGAGCAGTGTAGtaaacttcaaaaacaaatgttggttCTCCTTTTATAATTTAGTCGGATGAAGTTTGTAGAAAGCTTAGAACATTTGAGTGTTGTTTACAAAGCTTGTATAAGAGAAGAGCCTAAGGGGTCAGCATGACAGAcaatgtcaatattttgtggTCCAAAATCCATCCAACTGTGTCAATATTTGAGCTTTTACAGACACATAGTAACTATATAActttaaatgttcacatttttagCACACCGTTACAGgacagaggtaaaaaaaaaacaactacaattcatttatttagtataTACACTTTGTACAGATCTGACAAAGCAGCTTAAAGTCCAAACTCCACCACACTCCCCGTCAGAGAAAGTCTAAAGAGCCAGTCAGCTTTCCAGGCCATTGACAGAGTCCACTACATTCACACTGGGCTGGCTAAATGCAGCGTCTTGTTCTTGGTATGCCTGGAACTCTCACTGACTAAAGCAAACACAGGCTTGAAATAAACAGCCCGGCTACTTTTTGTCCTCGTCAATCCTTTCCAATCAgctaaaacaagagaaagggaATAACAAGTCTAAAGCCTTCCTCAAAACCCCAACGCCTTGCTGTTCAAACTGCACTCACCTCAGACCAGCAGCActcactccttttttttttttttactttccctCCTTCACTCCTTTCTTGACAAGATTTAACAGAACTGCTGTTTCTTCTCACTCTGTGCACTCTCTCcgtaaaggggggggggggggggttctacTATTGGTGTAAACTAAGGCACAGCACTGGTCTGCTGCACTATTGGACAGCTGCCTCCTCCAATCCCGTGAGGCTCCAAGCCCAGCACTTCCCTATCCAAGTAAAAGTGCAGTTGGAGGGGAGGTGAACTCATGACAATAACAGCCTGTTGTAAAGACGAATAGCTCAGATACTGTACATGTCAAATTTATATACTCTGGTTTATAATCTGCAGAACACACTCACTGGAGTGCGAGTAAAACTTTCACAGCTTTGTGCATGTGTAAATACAACTGTTGAtaagcctttttattttcagacaaaATCTAATCTTATAATATTTGCAAGTTTGCTACTTTtctttgtgaaatattaaatgatCTTTGGGAGATTTTTGACCAAACAAGCAATGTATCACATTGGATTGTGGGAGATCATAAAAGGTCATTTAtaattgtttaacattttacagggggaaaaacaaagaaatgaatggTAGGttcaaccaaaaataaaatatgtaatctCAAAAGTCCTtttatctaaagtaaagttataTTAATTTTCTTTGACTATTAAAGTCAGCTTGTGTGAAAACAAGATTTGTCTTTAATTTAGCCTTTGATTTAGGAAGTGTAAGTGTACTTTGAGGACAAAGCGCCTGTATTGTTGTTCTGGACAGACCTGAAATACACACTTCCTGTATTTTTGTCAGGTATAAATAATGTGAGGCAGCACAGTCATAGTCTTGTGCTGTCTTGTGGTCCCTGAACCCCCCAGCACGAGTTGCTGAGCGCTCACCGGCCATGTCACAGGAGTGACAGGCGGCCTTCTGGTACCAACAAGACCCTGGACAGCTGAGCGATGACCTCATCAACACGGAACAACTGAAAGGGTCAGCTTCAGTGACGGGATGTGAGCCCTGGAGTCTGCTCCCGGTATCAGCAGCTGTTACATTGTCAATTTCACAGAGATTGTACAGCAGTAAGACAGGCGCAGGGCCAGGCAGCACACTTTACTTAACCATCGGGTTATTATTTTTGCTAAGAATAAAATGTGGTATCTTTAATAATTTCCCAGGGTTCTTCAGCAACGTTCCCGCATTTTTTCAATACATATGATTCTGCCTTATTATCCAACATGAGCAGTACATTTATTCTGTGTAAGCTCTCAAATGATCATCAAGGGTCAAAATGTGGCTGTTAAAGTTCACACGCATGTTTTCAGCAGCAACTTCTTGCATGTCTTCCACACACGAGTTGCAACAGAAACCATGTGCGGACTAAACAGTAATTTAAATGTGATATCCGAAACAAAGCACAGTAACTATTCACGCTTCATTGAGCCACATTCACCAGATAAGTGTTCTGCGTGAATTCCATTTAAGCTTTTGTTGCTTCTCATGGCATGCTGTATGTGAAAACATACTGCTGTACCAACGCAAACCTTTCTTAAAGTCTCTTTGATACATTTAAGAGCATGAACACTCTCACCCCGTCTGCTCATGAACACTGCGCTGAAGGCCAATATGCGAGGAAAAATATACAACCAGGGCTTGGGCTTATTTTGCACTTACCCTGTAAAAGGCTAAATTTGGAGCTGACCAAAGCCTTTTAACATCCGCAGTGTGCTCAGAGACAGCGCAAATTAAAACTGGTCTAAATGCGTCTGAAAGTTATTGTAACCCAACCGGTGCAGAGAAACTTCTGATGTATTCATCTTGTATCTTTGCTTTGgtttagaaaaactaaaaacatgcaGTAAACTTGGACGTGACATCctgattaaatacaaaacatgctTATTATATAGGCAAACAGtaatattatatacatatttaactGCTTTTAGAAGTTCAGCTCTCACCACAACAGATTTTCTTTAGTAATTGTACTTGTCTGCATGAGACAAGAGTTATTTGGAGAGAGCCCAATATAAGCGTCCATGCAACGCACAAGCAGGTCATTGAATTGAGAACAAAATTCATGACCTAAGAGAGCGAGACTAATCAAAACACCAAATGAGGAAATATCTGTTGGAAGAACAATGGTGGAGTGGATACTTTGATATTTAGTGGATTTATAGGTCAATTTTGTTCTTCCTTTTGACACAAAACTTATCGTGACACACTAAATAGAGAAAAAACTGCCCTTAAGACcagatttcattttaaaaaattgcaGAAACTCATCAGATAGAGACTAGAGTTAAAAAGAGTGGTGCTcatacacacagctgcagcGGAGAATAATGAATACAGTGTGGTACTCGCACACCCACTGCAATAAACTGAGTGAGAGCAAAGCATTATGCAATGCCTGGGTGGAGGGGACTATGGTGGCTGcactcagacagacacacactttttctcacACAACCAGCATGGTATTTCCTGGCTCTGCCTGGGAGCTCTATACGCCCAATTACTCAGAAAAAGTAGAGCCAACGTTTTATCAACGCCTCATACTGCAGCAGGAAAAgtgagacacaaaaaaaacaggaaacaaatcaaaaaggaCGATAAGTGTGTTAAAGCTGCACATTCCTGCCCTTTTCAATCTGAACAGAGCAGAGGCGCTGGCTGTGATATATTACTTCTTCTAGAAAGTCACAGGGCTGTGCAAGACTCTGCTGCCAAATTCAACAACTTAACTCTGTACATGATGATGCAGCAGGCAGGAAATATTTGGTCAGGGCAGTTTGTAAAACTTTCCTCATAGATGGTCAAGCAAAACAATCAAGAGACTGGGTTTGCAGAATGGGTTCTTTCAAGTGAACATATCtgaaatattataaaacaatgaaaaactgAGATTACCACCTCTGGGAGTTCCACATTATATATTTGATATCAGACAAGTTTAATAATGTTATCACCTCCCATAAATACTTCTGCTTAAATAGTCTGGTTTTTAGGATGGTTTAAATCCTAAAACCAGACTAAAGGTGCAAAAAGATCATGTTTTACAATATCTTTTTCCAACGTTTGCATTTTTCAATGTATCAAAAAGGCCATTTGTTTTTCGCTCAACATCATATTTACAGGACTAAAGGTCTACACATTAACGGATCTGTGAGGCCAAATGCTGACCTCATGCTGAAACGATTACAATGGAAATGCTAAACATCTGCAGGTCGTAGCAGGTATAATAAAAGTGTGTTAGCATGCCAACATTTGCTTACCAGCACTTGCTAAAGACATTAGTTCTGAAGGTGTTTGGTCGTAAACCAAAGTGTTGGCCTGAACAGCTAAAAATGAAGccaaataattaaatgttttacttgttcCAATCAACTGCTGTATTGTACAAAGAACAGGTGTGTAAAATCTAACAACATCTGGCACGTAAAACCACAACATGTTAAATTCACACTTGCTGTAATTACTGAGCTTTAGAGAGACTAGTatgaggctgtttttttctttgaataaagCCAGGCTATCATTCATTCAGTTTTTATTCCAAGACATGTTAATTGGAAGTttcaagcaataaaaaaaaggtatataaATAATGCTTACCCCATGTTGATCTACAGACTCAACTAAATTATTTGTGTAGTGCACAACTGTGGGCCAACCTTGCCCCGTACCTCACCTCTcggtgtgtgtgactgctgttTTGCACATGCTAAAATGATATACTGTTTATCCCTACTGGCTACAGAAGACTGACAATGAAGCAATTAGTGCACACCAAGTCACAGTCACAGATAAACAAACCAATTCTACATCCATTCAGCAAACACTGCTGTGTTAAGACAATAATATTCAGTCTATTGAGTAAAACAAACCATTATTCTATTTAGTTTACAAAGACACAGCGCTGTTCCCCTTTGGCACTCATTATTATAAGCAAGCAGCACTCAAACACATAATAGTGACTGATGGGCCACAGCAAGAAAACAGTACCATGGGGGGTTTCAAGTGTCATCTGGCTAACTGTCCCATCTGAGGAAACAAAACCACTTCAGTGGGTTTGAATGAGCAGTCGGCGGTCGACCCGTCAATAAAAACTCAGACCGCTGTGCTCTGTCCTCAGCAGACAGCTAGCATTCCAGTCAGACCCATGCCATAATGTCTTCTGAGCAACCACTTCCCTTCACGAGGGAAGATGtttctggttttttttttcgaTATGGAAGTGGACAAAAATGACATCTGTAATTGTCTTAAAAATGGTCAGTATGAGGGGTGTTAGTGTAATGATCACACATTTTTCCCACAAATGTTTTACACTAATTATGACAGTCAGCTAAATAGTTCTGAGGAGCACATTTagtaaatattttttgtaaagagTATTACGAGACCTCAGTCCTGTAGCCATAAGCAGTGAATAATACCTCATTATTTGAGGCTCTGCTGAAAAAAATCATCCCAAATTTGGAAATGATTTAATCTGAGAGATGCCTAACTGCAAAGCAAACTGGACTAAAATGAAAGGCATTTGTACTGTGTTGTGCACTTCTGTACAGTTTAATTTATATGGTACAAGTAGATAAGCTAgcaaggcaacaaaaaaaagaaaaaacatgtaggTAGCAACTTTTCCAtgagccccccccccataaAACACTGGATATCACACTTCCAGAATCTTATCTCTAACACTGCACAGTAAATGCCTACATCTTTCCTAGTCTAGACTTCCACTTTGTttatgtacttttatttaacagttttactGAAGTCTGTAGTGATATAACAGACTTGCCAAAGCTCCTCCAGAGGAACAGTAGACACTATATACCTTTTTTACAGGCTGAGTAGAAAGAGACTAAACTTCCTGCGTATAATCAGTGATTTAACAAGTATCCcttatatttaattaatatagTAATATTCTGGCAGCAGAGAAAATAATTTCAGTTTTCTCAAGATATCCCGCCAACAGGTTAAGTTTCACCGTTTTCTTCAAATTCTTTCTGGGCAGTTAGTGACCACGTTGGCATGTTAACAGCCAACACTACAGAGAagctatttttactttttgcagcggggggtggggggctatCAGTGATAGCGTAGCATTCCTCAGCATTTCTAACATACTTCAAGTTACAATTGATCAATAGAAAAGTTGATGGTAGCTTTTGAAGTaaatccaacttttttttttatattctgcatGGTTAAAAAAAGGATCATGTCTCAAGTCATGTTTACGTGGAGGTGGCAGATTGTCCTGAAAGCATCTGTCCTGCATGCTGTGCATTCCTGAAGGGATTTGGAAATAAGAAGCTTCACTCTCTCCTGTTAGTCTGGACAGGAATGTGAGTcgtctgcaggtgtgtgtgagtgtgtgtgtgtgtgtgttcggaaCCGACAGCTTCACACTGAAGCGTGGAAATCCTCATGAGCACCTCGGGTGTGTTTAGGAAACATGAAAGGATGAGAAAATAACTTAGAGGAGCTAATAAATTAGTCCACTGTCAAATAATGTTGAACCGTATGTCCAAGGGCAATCACAATTTTAAGTCCACAAATACAGAAAGCACAAATTAAAACGTGCTTTtgcaacagaaatacaaaagctGTTAATAATGGTTTTGATGGATAATATGCTTTAATGTGAGAATATTAATTTTAAGCATATGACTCACGTCCAACCTGTTTCATATATGCTGGCAAGAGGCTTAAAAACCTGAACATTTCCTACACAATGTGTACCATTTTAATGACTGTAAAGAACTCTTTAACCCGAGgtaaaaatgtatgcaagaaTGGAAAGCTTTCCCTCTGTGTAACATAAGACAGAGGCAGATGTGATGCAGGAGCTCACCACTTAAATATACATGTCTGACATAAGCCTGAAACTGGACGCCTACAGCTACATTCAGCCCCATTGTATTCTCATACAGCAGTGTTTATTTTAGTAGGGATGAGCACATGGGATGAGGCAGCAGAGAATCCTTCTACAAAACGACAGCAACTGTCAGCCTGATAAACAAGACGCATGTGCAAGACTTAAAAAAAGTTAGTACAAATTGtaaatacaaagagaaacaaatagaCATACAACGTCTTAAATACATGCACAATTAAACACCAAAGAAAGTGGATTATCAAATGGTATAATATTGTAACAAAAACGGTTGGTTTACCTGGGTCATTGCCATTCACGTGCATGGTTTGTGCCATGGCTGCAGCTGTGTGCTTAGTCCCACAATTAGACCTACTGCGGTCATGCAACTGCCATGCATCAAATCCAGATTACCATGCAACCTGCAGACTGGGACAAAACACAGAAGGAGACATTTTACTCACATATCAAGTTGGTAAGAGAGTTGCATGCTGACAGGTTGAGCAGCAGTTagaaaaagcactttatatCAAAGAGCTCTGCAGATATCAGTATCATTAAATCAAACTAACCagcaatataaaacacaagatatCACAATTATAGACAATTACACTTTCATGACAAGGCGCCTGTCAATCAACTGaggatttaaaacacatcagttcTTTCCTTTTCAGTGCTTTGAAAACTAGTTAGTCCTTAAAAAAGGTGAGATGGCAACATTAAAGTAACTGAGTTTTTGGATTCAAATTATTGTTGCATCAGTGAAGAACAGCTTACAAATGTAAGACAAAAGACCAAACTTTTCAAAGTTttaccagtggtggaagaagaactcacACCTGCAATCCAATTAAAAATAcagatacattttgtttttaaagaaacactttgCTGTTGTAGCTCTTTGCCTTTTTAAGGATATAGTTTTAAGTCGACTGGACATCcctaagctgttgaccaataacaacagagccagccagctaaccactcaaagcagactgggctctggtttcagacagagggtgaatagaggtgctgcagcacaggaggtatgagaaaaataaagagcttttttaacgTTAAAGTacgtaaacatgtcacagtagagtcactaaatacatttatgaacctgaaattagTACAAAAGGGCCTCTAATATCTCAGAAatattttatagtttatttagGTAACAAACTTTTGTAAATGCAACCATTTTCTTTGGAAGGTGCCTATCagtaaagtataaagtagaataaaatggAATTAATTAAGTACAGATTCGAGATACTAATGCTC of the Eleginops maclovinus isolate JMC-PN-2008 ecotype Puerto Natales chromosome 12, JC_Emac_rtc_rv5, whole genome shotgun sequence genome contains:
- the kank1a gene encoding KN motif and ankyrin repeat domain-containing protein 1a; this translates as MAQTMHVNGNDPERGQRCPSTESEKDSVAPYYVETPYGYQLDLDFLKYVDDIERGNTIKKLSIQRKPKVAKPLAVPRGSTGGGSTQAEWTSTDSLSSSNSDGKQSPVFFNSRPQVTAPLTPTFSRATFEVPLQQSYLGVTDQKLLLPPPSPRFAPRHNPQVEKTLMETRLRLEQERLLMQPHSDPPMPRRRLASFGGMGSNSSLSSYSGSIATSQISPSTHHPLPINGHFPNGDYNNYYTQSMGSSIRHSPMSSGMATPVTNVSPLHLQQIREQMVVALKKLKELEEQVKTIPILQVKIAVLQEEKRQLAAQSKNQGPGGFRKRSFSVGSADQMENPGTIQKETELHIMEPEAQEQSALRLEEFRRLASEVQALEKTTLDNIVTEIQPHKLKQSQAKQKSIGIVTDENMNNLPVTRRANSFQDVGVSTEQQEMHSAAVGVTEAMLGMTTEAEREIELQQQTIESLKEKIFRLEVQLKETTHQIEMGKLKLELQAAGGSNKKKADKGSMARPEMYNACVEAKVQMRSQGVGDHLELSNANTARTLQTHTIGVSCQLSVQSVATGPEIPMDRWVVHERVEVNDQCVGRRVETCHQQVGVEMNVCEVGVNTEESVHSLALCKPMTELSKESRSIGCGDCSVDVIISPIKALVSQGTDPDYLLKVDSGVMAAPESATQQTNTEMEVVSKSTNTKTAVLTDSFTDMGLITCDKYTNTTVYETRTVAAGEGLIKDVHSTAKMRSVAVGTTTDVESLVERSSSTKTKECGVGPVSIHENFLVGLKTRNIACGPSQGPECVTSSSTETAEEETEAAPLQAKAQGGAGLDHYIERVQKLLQEQQMLLAENYSELADAFGQPQSQFGSINSQLVSTLSSINVVMKYGSAEDILKLQSDSVNANEESSQQSVIETSPSGLPHEPANTPAQQQISAAEQKSRMDLQMSTALHGQPCSHSTLKSIMKKKDGRPDSNGTKKNLQFVGVNGGYETTSSDDSSSEDSSSSGSDEDEEEEEDDEEKEFGGKHEGFQNVEGKSNREEFQPEGAEDVKKKMEEEEKQELRERYELSEKMLAASNVLKTHLSDPKAVSSKDLRACLNTVQHEWFRVSSQKAAMAAMVEDYLGAFGASSPAVLRHIVNMADGNGNTALHYSVSHSNFLVVKRLLDADVCNVNQQNKAGYTPIMLAALAAVESPKDMRIVDELFSKGDVNARASQAGQTGLMLAVSHGRMDMVRALLAHGADVNIQDDEGSTALMCASEHGHVEIVKLLLAQPGCDATLSDSDESNALSIALEAGHKDIAVLLYAHVNFSKAQSPGTPRLGRKTSPSPTRRSMFD